Proteins encoded by one window of Acidimicrobiales bacterium:
- a CDS encoding homoserine dehydrogenase, with the protein MDAPDLQPVRIGLLGCGNVGGALVQLLTGDADGVAHRTGLRFEVRRVAVRNVARERVVELPDGCLTHDAESVVSDPDVDVVVELIGGIEPARKLVLAALKQGKPVVTANKELLANVGAELFEAAATAGVDLLYEASVAGGIPLIRPLRESLAGERITRIMGIVNGTTNYILTRMTEDGASYGDALAEAQGLGYAERDPTADVEGFDAGAKAAILASIAFGVNVVAGDVYREGISGITPGDIDVARRLGYVVKLLAIVEKVDDAVAVRVHPAMIPVTHPLASVRDSFNAVFVEGEAVGELMLYGRGAGGLPTASAVLGDLVDAAHNLRSRSSGRTGTLRQGRFRAIDELSSQYYLNLDVVDRPGVLAAVATVFGEHGVSIRSMEQEGLGDEARLVFITHRARERDVQATLHDLRHLDAVKRVGSLLRVVGPE; encoded by the coding sequence ATGGACGCCCCCGACCTCCAACCCGTCCGCATCGGCCTGCTCGGCTGCGGCAACGTCGGCGGGGCGCTCGTGCAGCTCCTCACCGGCGACGCCGACGGTGTCGCCCACCGGACGGGCCTGCGCTTCGAGGTCCGCCGGGTGGCCGTGCGCAACGTGGCCCGGGAGCGGGTCGTCGAGCTGCCCGACGGCTGCCTGACCCACGACGCCGAGTCGGTGGTGTCCGACCCCGACGTGGACGTCGTGGTCGAGCTGATCGGCGGCATCGAGCCGGCTCGCAAGCTGGTTCTGGCGGCGCTGAAGCAGGGCAAGCCGGTGGTCACCGCCAACAAGGAGCTGCTGGCCAACGTGGGCGCCGAGCTGTTCGAGGCGGCCGCCACCGCCGGCGTGGACCTGCTCTACGAGGCCTCCGTCGCCGGCGGCATCCCCCTGATCCGCCCCCTCCGCGAGTCGCTGGCGGGCGAGCGCATCACCCGCATCATGGGGATCGTCAACGGGACCACCAACTACATCCTCACCCGCATGACGGAGGACGGCGCCTCCTACGGCGACGCCCTGGCCGAGGCCCAGGGGCTGGGGTACGCCGAGCGCGACCCCACCGCCGACGTCGAGGGCTTCGACGCCGGGGCCAAGGCCGCCATCCTGGCCAGCATCGCCTTCGGGGTGAACGTCGTCGCCGGGGACGTCTACCGCGAGGGCATCAGCGGCATCACCCCGGGCGACATCGACGTGGCCCGCCGCCTCGGCTACGTCGTCAAGCTGCTGGCCATCGTCGAGAAGGTGGACGACGCGGTGGCGGTGCGGGTCCACCCGGCCATGATCCCCGTCACCCACCCGCTGGCGTCGGTGCGGGACTCGTTCAACGCGGTGTTCGTCGAGGGCGAGGCGGTGGGCGAGCTCATGCTCTACGGGCGGGGCGCGGGCGGGCTGCCGACGGCGAGCGCCGTGCTGGGCGACCTGGTGGACGCCGCCCACAACCTGCGTTCACGGAGCAGCGGGCGCACCGGCACCCTGCGCCAGGGCCGGTTCCGGGCCATCGACGAGCTGTCGTCGCAGTACTACCTCAACCTCGACGTGGTCGACCGGCCCGGCGTGCTGGCCGCCGTCGCCACCGTGTTCGGCGAGCACGGCGTGTCGATCCGGTCCATGGAGCAGGAGGGCCTGGGCGACGAGGCCCGGCTGGTGTTCATCACCCACCGGGCGCGCGAGCGCGACGTCCAGGCCACGCTCCACGACCTGCGCCACCTGGACGCGGTCAAGCGGGTCGGCAGCCTGCTGAGGGTGGTGGGGCCCGAGTGA